The Blautia pseudococcoides genome segment TGGATACCGTGGATCCTGATCCTGCCGGTTATTTTGATCCGTGGATTTACGACGCTGTATCCCATCGGGGCGACCCTGAAAAACAGCCTGTTTGACATTAAGGTGCTTTCAGGGGTCAATGAGTTTGTGGGACTCAGCAATTATGTCAATGTGTTTAAGGACCCCAAGATTATTTCGTCCATGAGCTTTACCGTGATTTTTGTGGTGGTATCCATGGTTTTCCATATTATCCTGGGCGTAGCCCTGGCCCTTATTCTGAACATGAAGTTTAAGGGGCGCAGGTTTTTAAGGACAATTGTGCTGATCCCCTGGGCTATGCCCGCAGTCGTCATCGGTATGGCGGCAAAATGGGGGTTCAACAATGATTATGGCATGATCAATGATTTTATCCGCCGGTTTGTGTCGGATTTCCAGTTTAACTGGCTGATCAATACCGGGTCTGCCAGGGCAGCGGTGATCGCCATGGACCTGTGGAAAGACCTGCCGTTCTTTGCCATACTGATACTGTCAGGCCTGCAGTTCATATCCGGGGATATCTATGAGGCTGCTAAAGTGGACGGCGCAAACGGTATACAGAGCTTTTTCAGGATCACACTTCCCCTGATCACGCGCAATGTGATCACCCTGTGTATTCCATTTACCCTTTGGAGGCTGACCACCTTTGACCTGGTATATGCCATGACGTCAGGAGGACCGGGGGAGGACACGTCCCTGATCGCCTACAGGATCACCATGGAGGCATTCACCAACCTGAATGTGGGGTACGCAGCC includes the following:
- a CDS encoding carbohydrate ABC transporter permease yields the protein MKWIPWILILPVILIRGFTTLYPIGATLKNSLFDIKVLSGVNEFVGLSNYVNVFKDPKIISSMSFTVIFVVVSMVFHIILGVALALILNMKFKGRRFLRTIVLIPWAMPAVVIGMAAKWGFNNDYGMINDFIRRFVSDFQFNWLINTGSARAAVIAMDLWKDLPFFAILILSGLQFISGDIYEAAKVDGANGIQSFFRITLPLITRNVITLCIPFTLWRLTTFDLVYAMTSGGPGEDTSLIAYRITMEAFTNLNVGYAATLAVMLFIVMALFSWFNIKVMSKMSD